A window of Seriola aureovittata isolate HTS-2021-v1 ecotype China chromosome 17, ASM2101889v1, whole genome shotgun sequence genomic DNA:
CCAGCTTTTCTGTATTGCTGTATGTAgaacacacagtctgtcactACTTCCGGGTTTATACATATAGATACTGTTGACCAggtgtgaaactgctttattgcTGAACTAACCACAAAGTCTTTCCTGTAAAATGAAAGCAGCATTAGAATTATAGAGCATGTGTAAGCTTTAGAGAATATATGTTTTATCCAAACATTTTTATCTGTAAAGTCTTATTTGTTTACTGTTAGAGACATGCGAAAATAAAGGCCTTTAAGTCACAAcaaagaatgtgtgtgaatttacGATTTTATAGAAAAAATGATAGCACAGTATCAGGAAATCAGGCTGTGGTTAGATGTCAATGCCTGTTGGCTTTACTTTCAATATGACTGTAGAGCTGCAGATAGTATaggttttcattgttttctctgtagTTTTATTATCATTCAGGATGTGTGTCATACAATACATGTCAGCACAAGTTCTTAAATTTCTAAGACTTGGAAGTGTAAAATAACTGGATGTAGCCTTGTTGGTGCATGATTTTTGGGATATGACTAAGACCACTAGATGGCACTCTACACTAGCTACAGGCACTGAACTGTTGTATGCACCAGCTGTGCAGATGACAAATCTCTGAAGTATCATGCTcatattttcaatttcatttctcACCCAAAGGCTGTTAACTCTCAGGCTGATAATTTTCACATGACATATTAAATGAAATGCTATGATTTACATTAATCATAGAATACAATCTGTGTAGCACCACGTCTGCTAATTTTGTAGTAAATGTCATAGTGAAAATGTTATTCATTTCACAAATTGTGGTTCCTTGATATAATGAGGCTGAGGCTAAACagtcttctgtttttcttttctcattctATTTTGCTCCCTCAGGATCATGTGAAGGCACCAAAGGCATCCAAAGCCGAGACAGTAGCTGAAGGTAAAGCAGTGGAAGGCCTCGAGCAGATACCTGAGGAGGGACAAGAGGGACTCCAAGCTAATCTCAATTCAGATGAGGAGGTAGAAATTGAGGAGATTATTGAAGAGTCTCGTACCAAACGCCTCCAACGCAGCACTAAGCAGCAAGTGGACAACATAAAGAAAGCTTTCTCCaaagagaagatggagaagaCCAAAATAAAGACCAGGGAGAACTTGGAGAAAACCAAGCAGAGAACCCGCGAGAACCTGGAGAAGACAAGACAAAGAACCCGTGACAATCTGGAGAAAACTAAGCACAGCCTGGAGAAGAAGATTGGCAAGCTTGGGACCCGCATGACCCCCAACCAGGAGCGCAGGGCGAAGATGAAGAGCTCCAAAGATAAGATGAAAAAGTCCCTAACCCCTGACCACACAGTCTATGCTCGCTCCAAGTCCACTGTGTACCGTGTGCCCCCCTTCACCTTCCATGTTAAGAAGATCAgagaaggggaggaagagatgaTGCAGAACACAGAGATGGTGGAGGTGACCGAGGCCGAGGGCCATCCAGGGGGAGAGGAGAACGGGCTTGATGTGCatgtggaggtggaggaaggggaGCTGGTGAGTGTAGACAGCCCAGAGATGGCGGCTCTGTTGGAGGTGACTGAGGACACTCAGCTGGTCATGGTGGAGCCAGACCACCTAAAGAAGGCCCAAAGCGAGTAGAGCGTCCAAGCTCcgcagagagagatgaaaggatGAAGAAGGGAACGAAGTCTTGACGAATAAGTCAAATCACAAGGACACAATATTAGTCGTAGGGACTTTCTAGATGTGATCACAATCTATGAcatcttctttgttttctgttctctttttatTATACCCAATAGGGATGACTTTCATATTTGCTCCTCTTTAGCatacaaataagaaaaacaaaataaaaacaaagctaGCTTTTGAAACATGCTGCAGGCTGACTGGTTATCCTAGACTTGTATGTTTAGGatatttgctgtttgttgttggtttgatAAATTGAGTGGGAAAAGGTATAAATAGTCTTTGCTAttgaaatgtactgtataatataatatttaccatgtatgATATGCATATTAATTGGTATGGTAACAGGAAGTTGTTGGCAAGATTTATGTTCCATTGGTTGATGGTTTTAGTGATGTAATGTGCACAtgtgaaaccaaaaaaaattgAACACAAAGGCAAGGATTAGGccaaagaaataagaaataaagatggaggaggcaggaggagagggaacgGACTTGATCCTTAATATGCACAGTGCCTTAGGGCATTGCTAATTTACTGCCAGTCACTCAGGCATTGTGTCAAATGTTACAACGCAATCATTTTCAATGTAAATTACAGATGTGAAGTACTGAAATAGAAGAGTGATGTCTGTTAAATTATATCTGGAAtactgaaacactgagaaaattgtatcaaaatattaaaacacttACTGGTAACCCCTAAGTAAACGTCTAAAGTTCAGAAACTGTTATGAACTTGTGACAGTCATTGTAAAACCTTAAGTtttatgtaaaacataaaaaaaagattgtggCAACTTATCATAAGgtatactatattatttatgTAGGGAAATATCTCTTCATCCTGGTCACTCACATTTCAGCTATAATTTTATGAAATGCTATACATTTAGAATGTAACCTTTGCAGCAATGTGTCTTTACAATGCATGCTTGAAAACACTGTCTGATCATCATTTACTGTGATGTTTAAATTCACCATGTCATCTGGACATATTGTGCTCACCAAGTTTCACATAGCACACTGctacacagaggagaagaaaaacaactgtaTCACCATGGTCACGGCTCACATTTGGACATCCCTATTAAATTTTCCCAAGGTAATTGCTGGCAGAAAAATGATGGTCTAAAGAGCAAGATGACAGCTTAATGACTGACTACGTAACACACGGAGATACAAATGTCATTCTAAATGCGGTTAGAGTGAGAGGCACACTGCCAGGTATTAATGAATGATCCACAAATGTTTTTACAGAGACCAGGTGCAATCTTGTGTACTTCCTCTGAATTATGAAAGGAATGTCCACTATGATAGAAGGCAAACTAGGTGACCATGAGTCCTTGAATGAGATTGTAGAGAAGATGGTGGTGGAGGATTAGAGGAAGCTGTGATAATTAAATTGTAATGATTCTCAACCTGATGTAAACAGACAATGGCGATGCTCAATTATTGCTACTTTTGATCATGTAAGGCAAGTGCACACGACTAGAGATGTAAAACAAAGTGACTGTACGGCTTTCATTTTCCAGTCTAGAGACTGTATATGACCTTGATGTGGTGTAGTCGTCCAGAAGCCCACTGTGTAGCATCCAACACcattaaaataatcaatggGCTAGGGAATGCAATTAAGGAGAGTGCTCCCTCTGAGCACTGAGCAGGGTAGAGAAcagggaggaggacagagagaaagggtgtgtatatgtgtgtatgtgtgtgtgagtgagtgtgtgattgtgaagAATATGTGCATACCATATACCCACAGTGATATTTTCATGAGGTTCAATTTTTTTCAGTATTAAGTGGAAATTTCATAAGGGCTCATATAAATCAATTGCAGGCCTGTGACATTATATAGGATGATCACGATAAATCTTTTTTGATAGATTTCTTTGGGCAAAAATATGTACATTATCTTGCACATTGAACATTGAAACACTTGTAAGATATGGATCCCACTAcaagaaattgtgtttttgccaCCATGTATATTTTTGCCTTGTTTTAAGCTACTGGTTATTACAAAACTGAACCAGCCTGCAATAAGCGTGGCGTAGGTTATGCACAATTTATATAGAAACACTGTCATTTTGACAAGACAGACAATGTCACACATGATTACTGTAGGTAGGTGTTATTAATTAATACTCAAATAATGAAGCTTGccttttctgttgtgtttaagGCCTCTTTTGCCTAACCActtcaatataaataaaatcatactGAATAATATATACTGCctactatttttattttatgaaccTTTTAAATACCTGATTACACTACTTGTTTGTcgtcttatttattttattacatttgttctccaacagagagaagaggcttGGGTAAATAAGGTACTGACTTGTGATTAGGAGAGGGCAATAATGAACATCGCTGGTGTTATTAAACTCTTGATGACGTCGGCACTGCCAGTAACTCAGATGACTTCCAGGCTGGCTGTTCTGTCGAAGTGCACGTCCTCCCTCCGAAGCAAATAAGCGCGTGGGCCTACTTTACGTTCCCCAAGTAGGGAGGGTATTGCGATGGGAACAGCGCAGTTGCGACAGCAGTAAACACGACGTTCTCAACCAACCCCACCGTAAAGTCCCGCCTCTCTTGCATGAAAACTGCAATCTGATTGGCTATATCAGGATTCCCGACTACTATTGGTTGTTAGAGGTGTCAATAATGGAGTTTATGGAGTTTGTCTGGCTGGAAAGACTGCAATGTAGGTGATGGGTTGGGTAATGAGGTTTatgcgtgtgtgagagaagtGTTTCCCGAGTCGCTAGAAGAAACATTGAGTTGCGACTTTTTTCCGTGTCTCTTAGCTCAattttgtgtgttcagttctAGAAAAGTTGTCACTGACTGttattgtcagtgttttttagTAGAAAGGGTTACATTTTTCTACGGAGAAACTTTCCAAGGGAGTGACAACGAGCTAGGTAAGCGACTACAACAACGACTTCTGCTTTTggcatttattaaacatttttctcagttcCGAGGTCAGATTTCGTCTTCATTATTATGTCATAGAAGACCACATTAATTGCATGGCTAGCTCTGTTATCCATAACACAACTAAACTACATTTGCATCGTTGTGACCACGTCATAAGTTATTCATGCTGGAGAAACCATTTTGTGACCACGGTGTTttataagtaataataaaagtgtTACTATGTTTTAACTGAAGCTAGTCAGTCCTGCTTGCTCCTCATGAAGCTGGTAATCTTACAACCAAAGCTCTCAGTATGGGTCTCgtgaatttttgttttctgtttttcacatgTGGTCTGGATCATTTACTAGTAATAATGGCCATACATACCTTTATCGAGgtgcatatttattttatttagtctcAATGGAATTTAggtaattgttttgtgtttgccttGAATTGTCACGCCCATCTCCCTCTCAGCTTCAGGCCAATATGACTGACACCTACAATAGGATTCATTTCCTCCATTCCACCAATTAGATTTTAGGGATCATACTGCTGTGCAAGCCCAGAATCTTAATTTGTGGGGTGTATGGCAGAGTTTGATTTGTCATTTACCATGTTTAGTGCAGCCAGTACAGCTGTCATAGTGATATTGTTTATCAGGTAAGCTACTACTCTATTGACAATGATCACTGTTTTTATGTGAAAGTATGGCTGTGCGACCTAATGACATACATATGAGTACTTTCATTCTCACCTGTGTTTACAGAAACCATTATGGTAACGGCTTCCTTTGTTTGTTCCAGGAAGTATTTCCTGGAATATCAGTGACATGATTTGAGGAATCAGTCATTGTGCTGTACAATTGTAATGATACTGACTATGTCTGCTTGCATACCATCAAATTGATTTTCAAACTCAGATACTTA
This region includes:
- the cavin1a gene encoding caveolae-associated protein 1 — protein: MADTGVKKEHKALAEVPYDDEEVALVGAATEPAVDDDDDDPAEEVDLVLAAGSGGKSEAQMNGVMVLSLLDKIIGVVDQIQQTQNGLEARQEAMEKSVSTIQGELSKLSKNHIGTANTVNKMLDKVRKVSVNVKTVRSNLEKQAGQIKKLESNENELLKRRNFKVLIYQDHVKAPKASKAETVAEGKAVEGLEQIPEEGQEGLQANLNSDEEVEIEEIIEESRTKRLQRSTKQQVDNIKKAFSKEKMEKTKIKTRENLEKTKQRTRENLEKTRQRTRDNLEKTKHSLEKKIGKLGTRMTPNQERRAKMKSSKDKMKKSLTPDHTVYARSKSTVYRVPPFTFHVKKIREGEEEMMQNTEMVEVTEAEGHPGGEENGLDVHVEVEEGELVSVDSPEMAALLEVTEDTQLVMVEPDHLKKAQSE